Proteins encoded by one window of Sulfurospirillum barnesii SES-3:
- a CDS encoding YbaB/EbfC family nucleoid-associated protein, with protein sequence MFENFDLSKMGAMLEEAQKQAQKMQEEASTKEFTAKSGGGLVSVSMNGNGEVIDITIDDSLLNDKESLQILLISAMNDVTKMVEDNKKLATNQMLSHFGGFGIKP encoded by the coding sequence ATGTTTGAAAATTTTGATTTATCTAAAATGGGTGCTATGCTTGAAGAGGCACAAAAACAAGCGCAAAAGATGCAAGAAGAGGCAAGCACTAAAGAGTTTACGGCCAAAAGTGGTGGTGGGCTTGTCAGTGTGAGCATGAATGGCAATGGTGAAGTGATTGATATTACTATTGATGATTCTCTTTTAAACGACAAAGAGTCATTACAAATTTTGTTAATCAGTGCGATGAACGATGTCACAAAGATGGTTGAAGATAATAAAAAACTGGCAACAAACCAAATGCTTTCTCATTTTGGAGGATTTGGCATAAAGCCATAA
- the panD gene encoding aspartate 1-decarboxylase produces MTLEMLYSKIHRATVTDANLNYVGSITIDKELIEASHLKVGQKVEVVNINNGERFTTYVIEGRAGQKDICLNGAAARKAHIGDKIIIIAYAHLNENEIQTFKPTVVLVDESNAMVEVRDYI; encoded by the coding sequence ATGACGCTAGAGATGTTATACAGTAAAATTCACAGAGCCACGGTCACGGATGCGAATTTGAACTATGTTGGGTCTATTACGATTGATAAAGAGTTAATTGAAGCGTCTCATTTAAAAGTAGGTCAAAAAGTAGAAGTGGTGAATATTAACAACGGTGAGCGTTTTACGACCTATGTGATTGAGGGACGTGCAGGTCAAAAAGATATTTGTCTTAATGGTGCTGCTGCTAGAAAGGCACATATTGGGGATAAAATTATTATTATTGCGTATGCCCATTTGAATGAAAATGAGATACAAACATTTAAACCGACCGTTGTCTTAGTGGATGAGAGCAATGCCATGGTGGAAGTAAGAGACTATATTTAA
- a CDS encoding UDP-N-acetylmuramoyl-L-alanyl-D-glutamate--2,6-diaminopimelate ligase, producing the protein MKIALENHAPFLHVTDNSAECDASTIFVSTDQNRSYAQKAIENGCVKIISAKECLSLLEIEGKIKIIGITGTNGKTTTAAAIYSILLDVGKKVGLQGTRGCFINDVRIEEKSLTTPPILQTIKNLKMAVEQGCEYFVMEVSSHAIAQNRIDGLSFALKILTNVTQDHLDFHKSIEEYIAIKSRFFEDESLKLINKDERNIRFNRTNAMSYGIEHPATYKILAYSLKEGISAAVSKIEKVYEFESSMHGFFNLYNLLAAIGAVDMLKGASMEEICEAVSHFGGVEGRMQVVSQEPLVIVDFAHTPDGMEKVLESMKERDVIVVFGAGGDRDRTKRPKMGAMAERYAKKIIVTSDNPRSENPQTIIDEILSGMHAKESLHVKVDRYEAIEQALVMQGLNDVVLILGKGDETYQEIAGVKHPFDDRVVVQEILARWAKQK; encoded by the coding sequence TTGAAAATAGCATTAGAAAATCATGCTCCATTTTTACATGTAACGGATAATTCAGCCGAATGTGATGCTTCAACGATTTTTGTTTCAACAGATCAAAATCGCTCTTATGCGCAAAAAGCAATTGAAAATGGATGTGTAAAGATTATTTCTGCCAAAGAGTGTTTATCACTTTTAGAGATTGAGGGAAAGATTAAAATTATTGGTATAACAGGTACGAATGGGAAGACGACCACAGCAGCTGCTATTTATTCTATTTTGCTTGATGTTGGCAAAAAAGTGGGATTACAAGGCACACGTGGTTGTTTTATCAATGATGTGCGTATTGAAGAGAAGAGTTTAACGACTCCTCCTATTTTGCAAACGATTAAAAATTTAAAAATGGCAGTAGAGCAAGGATGTGAGTATTTTGTCATGGAAGTGAGCTCTCATGCGATTGCTCAAAATCGTATTGATGGACTCAGCTTTGCACTCAAAATTTTAACCAATGTTACGCAAGATCATTTAGATTTTCATAAGAGCATTGAGGAGTATATTGCTATTAAGAGTCGTTTTTTTGAAGATGAAAGTTTAAAGCTCATCAATAAAGATGAACGTAATATTCGCTTTAATCGCACCAATGCTATGAGTTATGGCATAGAACATCCTGCAACGTATAAAATTTTAGCCTATTCTTTAAAAGAGGGTATCAGTGCAGCGGTTTCAAAAATTGAGAAAGTTTATGAATTTGAGTCATCAATGCATGGTTTTTTCAATCTTTACAATCTTTTAGCTGCCATTGGCGCTGTGGATATGTTAAAAGGTGCGAGTATGGAAGAGATTTGCGAAGCAGTTTCGCATTTTGGTGGTGTGGAGGGACGCATGCAAGTGGTTTCACAAGAGCCATTGGTCATTGTTGATTTTGCACACACGCCTGATGGGATGGAAAAAGTTTTAGAGAGTATGAAAGAGCGTGATGTGATTGTCGTTTTTGGAGCAGGAGGCGATAGGGATCGCACGAAGCGTCCTAAAATGGGGGCAATGGCAGAACGGTATGCTAAAAAGATTATTGTCACCAGTGACAATCCACGTTCTGAAAATCCTCAGACCATCATTGATGAAATTTTAAGTGGCATGCATGCCAAAGAATCTTTACATGTAAAGGTAGATCGTTACGAAGCTATTGAGCAAGCGCTTGTAATGCAAGGGTTGAATGATGTGGTGCTTATCCTTGGAAAAGGGGATGAAACCTATCAGGAGATTGCAGGGGTGAAGCATCCTTTTGATGATAGGGTTGTGGTTCAAGAGATTCTTGCACGATGGGCTAAGCAAAAATAG
- a CDS encoding tetratricopeptide repeat protein: MNAHSKKGIAKFYEKNFKEALFEFSLALSEEPQSKEARIGAILCDLASHNEEQALALFEYYLMNQQNSSESFEELFQDMIDSVERNSEKIAHLFKHNDLEMRINAENGIKYEDFLALINSRGSFKEAFEDIMFSTKVIISKKEDFVDFLSKLMENGFVEMSLNYLESAVTLFPNDEQLLSLIKKVQK, encoded by the coding sequence ATGAACGCACATAGTAAAAAAGGTATTGCAAAATTTTATGAAAAAAATTTTAAGGAGGCATTGTTTGAGTTTTCTTTAGCACTTAGTGAAGAACCTCAATCAAAGGAGGCTCGTATTGGTGCTATTTTATGCGATTTAGCATCACATAATGAGGAGCAAGCTTTAGCCCTTTTTGAATATTATCTTATGAACCAACAAAACTCAAGTGAATCGTTTGAAGAATTATTTCAAGATATGATTGATTCTGTCGAAAGAAATAGTGAAAAAATAGCTCATCTTTTTAAGCACAATGATTTAGAAATGCGTATTAATGCAGAAAATGGCATTAAATATGAAGATTTCCTTGCATTAATTAACTCTCGGGGTAGTTTCAAAGAAGCTTTTGAAGATATTATGTTTTCAACAAAAGTTATCATTTCTAAAAAAGAAGATTTTGTTGATTTTCTTTCAAAATTAATGGAGAATGGTTTTGTTGAAATGTCACTCAATTACCTTGAAAGTGCTGTGACCCTTTTCCCTAATGACGAACAGCTTTTATCTTTGATTAAAAAAGTACAAAAATAG
- a CDS encoding NifU family protein has translation MIPFSDEELLPAVEKSLEKIKPMLALDGGGLTLLGIKKGHVFVQLQGACQGCASSGQTLKYGVERQLRIDIHPELEVINILPGAEYEFEAFGE, from the coding sequence ATGATACCATTTAGCGATGAAGAGTTACTTCCTGCCGTTGAAAAATCACTTGAAAAAATTAAACCCATGTTAGCATTAGATGGCGGAGGATTAACATTACTTGGCATTAAAAAAGGGCATGTTTTTGTGCAATTACAAGGTGCTTGTCAAGGGTGTGCTTCCAGTGGGCAAACATTAAAATATGGAGTTGAACGTCAATTACGTATTGATATACACCCCGAACTTGAAGTGATTAATATTTTACCAGGGGCTGAATATGAGTTTGAAGCATTTGGAGAGTAA
- the rplQ gene encoding 50S ribosomal protein L17: MRHKHGYRKLGRTSSHRAALLKNMAIAVIKYEKIETTLPKAKELRGYVEKLITKAGVGGDHAHKTVFAALQDKECTKKLVNEIAPKYVERNGGYTRIIKTRIRKGDAAPMAFLELV, encoded by the coding sequence ATGAGACATAAGCATGGATACAGAAAGCTTGGTCGTACTTCATCACACAGAGCAGCGTTGTTGAAGAACATGGCTATAGCGGTCATTAAATATGAAAAAATTGAGACAACACTTCCTAAAGCAAAAGAGCTTAGAGGATATGTTGAAAAATTAATTACAAAAGCTGGAGTTGGTGGTGATCACGCTCATAAGACAGTTTTTGCTGCACTTCAAGATAAAGAGTGTACCAAAAAACTTGTGAATGAAATTGCCCCTAAATATGTGGAAAGAAACGGTGGTTATACCCGTATTATTAAAACACGTATCAGAAAAGGCGATGCAGCGCCAATGGCGTTTTTAGAGCTCGTTTAA
- a CDS encoding DNA-directed RNA polymerase subunit alpha has protein sequence MKKINTSAYMPTEIEVENISASKVQISAYPFESGFAVTLAHPLRRLLLSSTVGSAPTAVKIEGVTHEFDSMRGMLEDVALFIINLKNIRFKLKGDEKRVEVNYSFSGPREIKGSDLANSHIEIVTPDAYLATINEDAELNFSLIVEKGIGYVPSENIRDIVGDDFIALDAFFTPVKRAVYEIENVLVEDNPNYEKIVFTIETDGLVSPIEAFKNSLEAMYSQMSVFNGILDIAVAPKSESSNENVELAKLLQSVEELNLSARSFNCLDRAEVKYIGELSLMSETELKDLKNLGKKSLEEIRQVMEESGYPVGYNFSEETASLLKKKIEDLKSEVNEG, from the coding sequence ATGAAAAAAATCAATACATCAGCTTACATGCCAACTGAAATTGAGGTCGAAAATATTTCAGCAAGTAAGGTTCAAATCAGTGCCTATCCGTTTGAATCAGGTTTTGCTGTAACATTGGCACATCCTCTACGCAGATTGCTTTTAAGTAGTACCGTAGGATCGGCTCCAACGGCTGTAAAGATTGAGGGCGTAACCCATGAATTTGATAGCATGCGTGGTATGCTTGAAGATGTTGCTCTTTTTATTATTAATCTTAAAAATATTCGCTTTAAACTTAAAGGCGATGAAAAGCGTGTAGAAGTTAACTACTCTTTTTCTGGTCCACGTGAGATTAAAGGCAGTGATCTTGCAAATTCACATATTGAAATTGTTACGCCAGATGCTTATCTGGCAACAATCAATGAAGATGCAGAACTCAATTTTTCTTTGATTGTTGAAAAGGGAATCGGGTATGTCCCCAGTGAAAATATTAGAGATATAGTTGGGGATGATTTTATTGCCTTAGATGCTTTCTTTACACCAGTGAAAAGAGCTGTTTACGAAATAGAGAATGTTTTAGTTGAAGACAATCCTAACTATGAAAAAATTGTGTTTACAATTGAAACAGATGGTTTGGTTTCTCCCATTGAGGCATTTAAAAATTCACTTGAAGCAATGTATTCTCAAATGTCAGTATTTAATGGTATTTTGGATATTGCAGTGGCTCCAAAAAGTGAGAGTTCTAACGAAAATGTTGAATTGGCAAAGTTATTACAGAGCGTGGAAGAGTTAAATCTAAGCGCACGTAGTTTCAACTGTTTGGATCGAGCTGAGGTTAAATATATTGGTGAGCTTTCATTGATGAGCGAAACAGAATTGAAAGATCTCAAAAACCTAGGCAAAAAATCGTTAGAAGAGATTAGACAAGTTATGGAAGAGAGTGGTTATCCAGTAGGGTATAACTTTTCTGAAGAAACAGCGAGTCTGCTTAAGAAAAAAATTGAAGATTTAAAATCTGAAGTCAACGAGGGTTAA
- the rpsD gene encoding 30S ribosomal protein S4, with protein sequence MARYRGPVEKLERRLGVSLALKGERRLAGKSALDKRPYAPGQHGQRRAKISEYGLQLREKQKAKFMYGVSEKQFRRIFDEAARKEGNTGINLVLLIERRLDNVVYRMGFATTRRFARQLVTHGHLLVNGSKVDIPSYIVRAGDKVEVCEKSKNNPQIKRALELTQQTGIAPWVDVEREKAMGIFTRIPEREEVVIPVEERLIVELYSK encoded by the coding sequence ATGGCAAGATATAGAGGACCAGTCGAAAAGCTCGAGAGAAGACTTGGTGTTAGCTTAGCCCTTAAAGGTGAGCGAAGACTTGCTGGTAAAAGCGCATTAGATAAGCGTCCATATGCACCAGGTCAACACGGACAAAGAAGAGCAAAAATTAGTGAGTATGGACTTCAATTAAGAGAGAAGCAAAAAGCTAAATTTATGTATGGAGTTTCTGAAAAACAGTTCAGACGTATTTTTGATGAAGCAGCAAGAAAAGAGGGTAATACCGGTATTAATCTTGTTCTTTTAATTGAAAGAAGACTTGATAATGTTGTTTATCGTATGGGGTTTGCAACTACCAGAAGATTTGCGCGCCAACTTGTAACACACGGACATCTTTTAGTGAATGGAAGCAAAGTAGATATTCCTTCCTATATTGTTCGTGCAGGTGATAAAGTTGAGGTGTGTGAAAAATCTAAAAATAACCCTCAAATCAAAAGAGCGCTTGAATTAACACAACAAACTGGTATTGCACCGTGGGTTGATGTTGAAAGAGAAAAAGCAATGGGTATTTTTACACGAATACCTGAGAGAGAAGAAGTAGTTATTCCGGTTGAAGAAAGATTAATCGTTGAGCTATACTCTAAATAA
- the rpsK gene encoding 30S ribosomal protein S11 — MAKRKVVRKKVVKKNIAKGIIYISATFNNTVVTVTDEMGNVIAWSSAGSLGFKGSKKSTPYAAQQAVEDALTKAKEHGLKEIGIKVQGPGSGRETAVKSAGTTEGIKVSFLKDITPLPHNGCRPPKRRRV; from the coding sequence ATGGCAAAAAGAAAAGTAGTACGTAAAAAAGTTGTTAAAAAAAATATTGCTAAAGGTATTATCTATATCTCGGCAACATTTAATAACACTGTCGTTACTGTAACTGATGAGATGGGAAATGTTATTGCATGGAGTAGTGCAGGAAGTTTGGGTTTTAAAGGTAGCAAAAAATCTACCCCTTATGCCGCACAACAAGCTGTTGAAGATGCACTTACCAAAGCAAAAGAACATGGTCTCAAAGAAATCGGTATCAAAGTTCAAGGACCAGGCAGTGGTCGTGAAACAGCGGTAAAAAGTGCTGGTACAACAGAGGGTATAAAAGTCTCTTTCTTAAAAGACATTACTCCTTTACCACATAATGGCTGTAGACCTCCAAAAAGACGAAGAGTATAA
- the rpsM gene encoding 30S ribosomal protein S13, with product MARIAGVDLPMKKRVEYGLTYIYGIGLTSSRAILTATGISFDKRVHELSEDDVAAIRKEIQAGFQVEGDLRKKVAMDIKALMDMGSYRGLRHRKGLPVRGQKTKTNARTRKGKKRTVGAKAK from the coding sequence ATGGCAAGGATTGCAGGTGTAGACCTTCCAATGAAGAAAAGAGTAGAGTATGGTCTAACATACATCTATGGTATAGGTTTAACAAGTTCTAGAGCTATTTTAACAGCAACTGGAATTTCGTTTGATAAAAGAGTTCATGAACTAAGTGAAGACGATGTTGCAGCAATTCGTAAAGAAATTCAAGCAGGTTTTCAAGTAGAGGGTGATCTTCGTAAAAAAGTAGCTATGGACATTAAAGCATTAATGGACATGGGAAGTTACCGTGGACTTAGACATAGAAAAGGCTTGCCAGTTCGAGGTCAAAAAACAAAAACGAATGCGCGTACCCGTAAAGGTAAAAAACGCACCGTTGGCGCTAAAGCTAAATAA
- the rpmJ gene encoding 50S ribosomal protein L36 has product MKVRPSVKKMCDKCKVIKRKNIVRVICVNPKHKQRQG; this is encoded by the coding sequence ATGAAAGTACGACCTTCTGTAAAGAAGATGTGCGATAAGTGCAAAGTGATCAAACGAAAAAATATCGTTAGAGTCATTTGCGTAAATCCAAAACATAAACAGAGACAAGGATAA
- the infA gene encoding translation initiation factor IF-1 has translation MAKDDVIEIDGKVIEALPNATFKVEVQNSHVILCHIAGKMRMHYIKIMPGDTVKVELTPYSLDKGRITYRYK, from the coding sequence ATGGCAAAAGATGATGTTATTGAGATTGATGGGAAAGTGATAGAAGCTCTTCCCAATGCAACGTTTAAAGTTGAAGTACAGAACAGTCATGTGATTTTATGTCATATTGCTGGAAAAATGAGAATGCATTATATTAAAATAATGCCAGGGGATACCGTTAAAGTTGAGTTAACCCCGTATAGTTTGGATAAAGGGCGTATAACCTACAGATATAAGTAA
- the map gene encoding type I methionyl aminopeptidase has product MAITIKKAQEIAKLSDANKIVAKTLEYLTCNIHPGMRLKELNAMGESYMQSLGARPAFKGLYGFPAGVCTSVNEVIIHGIPTEYALKEGDIIGMDIGTEVDGWYGDSAVTIGVGQISKEDESLIACAKDALYYAIDIIHAEMRFKELSHAIEQFIHARGYVPLRGFCGHGIGRKPHEEPELPNYLEGNNPKSGPKIKNGMVFCIEPMICHKEGTPKILEDKWSVVSTDGLRGSHYEHTVAIIDGKAEILSLS; this is encoded by the coding sequence ATGGCAATAACCATTAAAAAAGCGCAAGAAATTGCAAAGCTTTCTGATGCGAATAAAATTGTTGCAAAAACACTTGAATATCTTACATGTAATATTCACCCAGGCATGCGTTTGAAAGAATTAAATGCCATGGGTGAGTCTTATATGCAAAGTTTAGGTGCTCGCCCTGCATTTAAGGGACTTTATGGTTTTCCTGCAGGGGTATGTACTTCTGTCAATGAAGTGATTATTCATGGAATACCAACGGAGTATGCACTAAAAGAGGGTGATATTATTGGCATGGATATTGGTACTGAAGTGGATGGCTGGTATGGTGATTCTGCTGTAACGATTGGTGTGGGGCAAATATCAAAAGAGGATGAATCATTAATAGCATGTGCTAAGGATGCTTTGTATTATGCTATTGATATTATTCATGCAGAGATGCGTTTTAAAGAGTTAAGCCATGCTATAGAACAGTTTATTCACGCTAGGGGATATGTCCCTCTTCGAGGTTTTTGTGGTCATGGAATTGGTCGAAAACCGCATGAAGAACCAGAATTACCCAATTATTTAGAGGGTAATAATCCTAAAAGTGGTCCTAAAATTAAAAATGGTATGGTTTTTTGTATTGAACCAATGATTTGCCATAAAGAGGGTACACCTAAAATTTTAGAAGATAAGTGGTCTGTGGTATCAACAGATGGGTTAAGAGGAAGCCACTATGAGCATACGGTTGCTATCATAGATGGTAAAGCAGAGATTTTGTCGCTATCTTGA
- the secY gene encoding preprotein translocase subunit SecY produces the protein MNQDLTRKILVTLGFIFAYRILAYVPVPGVNIEVIKEFFDSNSSNALGMFNMFSGNAAERLSIISLGIMPYITASIIMELLAATFPALGKMKKERDGMVKYMQIIRYATIGITIVQAIGVSVGLGGMTGRSGESAIMLDMTTFSAIAAASMLTGTMLLMWIGEQITQRGIGNGISLIIFAGIVSGIPSAIGGTINLVNTGELNFLVVIGILLVILATVGSIIYVEMGERRVPISYSRKVVLQNQHKRIMNYVPIKMNLSGVIPPIFASAILMFPSTIMQASTNPIVQAIHDFLNPNSYVFNVLTFLFVIFFAYFYASIVFNAKDISENLKKQGGFIPGVRPGESTALYLNDVAGRLTLWGSIYLGLISTLPWVLVKVMGVPFYFGGTAVLIVVQVALDTMRKIEAQMYMNKYETLSAVGL, from the coding sequence ATGAATCAAGATCTCACGAGGAAGATTTTAGTTACATTGGGTTTTATTTTTGCATATAGGATTTTGGCATATGTACCAGTTCCTGGTGTAAATATAGAGGTAATTAAAGAGTTCTTCGACTCCAATAGCTCAAATGCTCTTGGTATGTTTAATATGTTCAGTGGCAATGCTGCTGAACGATTAAGCATTATCTCCTTAGGTATTATGCCTTATATTACTGCTTCAATTATCATGGAACTTCTTGCTGCTACCTTCCCTGCACTTGGTAAAATGAAAAAAGAACGTGATGGTATGGTAAAGTACATGCAGATTATCCGATACGCAACGATTGGTATTACAATTGTGCAAGCGATTGGTGTTTCTGTGGGATTAGGGGGAATGACAGGTCGATCAGGTGAGAGTGCTATTATGCTCGATATGACAACATTTTCAGCGATTGCAGCTGCGAGTATGTTAACTGGAACAATGCTGTTGATGTGGATTGGTGAACAAATTACACAAAGAGGCATTGGAAATGGTATCAGTTTAATTATTTTTGCAGGTATTGTTTCAGGAATTCCTAGTGCAATTGGTGGGACCATTAATCTTGTGAATACAGGAGAATTAAACTTTCTAGTTGTGATTGGTATCCTTCTTGTTATACTGGCTACAGTAGGTTCTATTATTTATGTTGAGATGGGTGAACGTAGGGTTCCTATTTCATATTCACGCAAAGTAGTTCTTCAAAATCAACATAAACGTATTATGAATTACGTACCTATTAAGATGAATCTTAGTGGTGTTATTCCTCCTATTTTTGCTAGTGCAATTTTGATGTTTCCATCAACGATTATGCAAGCAAGTACCAATCCAATTGTTCAAGCAATTCATGATTTTTTAAATCCAAACAGTTATGTCTTTAATGTTCTTACGTTTTTGTTTGTTATTTTCTTTGCTTATTTTTATGCATCCATTGTTTTTAATGCAAAAGATATTTCAGAAAATCTCAAAAAACAAGGTGGCTTTATACCAGGTGTTCGACCAGGAGAAAGCACGGCTTTGTATTTAAATGATGTTGCTGGAAGATTAACACTTTGGGGTTCAATTTATTTAGGATTGATTTCGACACTTCCATGGGTACTTGTCAAAGTAATGGGTGTACCATTTTATTTTGGAGGAACGGCTGTCTTAATTGTTGTTCAAGTAGCCTTAGATACGATGCGTAAAATTGAAGCACAAATGTACATGAATAAATATGAGACATTGAGTGCTGTAGGACTCTAA
- the rplO gene encoding 50S ribosomal protein L15: MALDNLTPAENSTKKIKRVGRGQGSGMGKTASRGANGQKSRTGYKRKRGFEGGQQPLQRRLPKVGFTSKIEKPYVINIDKITAVKELAEITVDAIRTVHKISSSIVKVKLIGAGAKELASKIKDENVVFTGMSR, from the coding sequence ATGGCATTAGATAATCTTACCCCAGCAGAAAACTCTACCAAAAAGATCAAACGCGTAGGTCGTGGTCAAGGTAGTGGTATGGGAAAAACTGCTAGCCGTGGTGCTAACGGACAAAAGTCTCGTACAGGATATAAAAGAAAAAGAGGTTTTGAAGGTGGTCAACAACCTCTTCAAAGAAGATTACCAAAAGTTGGTTTTACTTCTAAAATTGAGAAACCTTATGTCATCAATATTGATAAAATTACAGCTGTTAAAGAATTAGCTGAAATTACTGTTGATGCAATTAGAACAGTTCATAAAATTTCTAGCAGCATTGTTAAAGTAAAATTGATTGGCGCAGGTGCAAAAGAACTTGCTTCAAAAATTAAAGATGAGAATGTTGTGTTTACTGGAATGAGTAGATGA
- the rpsE gene encoding 30S ribosomal protein S5 codes for MEKYNREEFEEVIVNIGRVTKVVKGGRRFRFTALVVVGNKKGLVGFGFGKAKEVPDAIRKAVDDAFKNIVKVNIKGSTIAHDVEVKFNASRIILKPASDGTGVIAGGATRPVVELAGIKDILTKSLGSNNASNVVRATIKALSMIKS; via the coding sequence ATGGAAAAATATAACAGAGAAGAGTTTGAAGAAGTTATCGTCAATATTGGCCGCGTAACAAAAGTTGTTAAAGGTGGTAGACGTTTTAGATTTACAGCACTTGTCGTTGTTGGAAATAAAAAAGGTCTTGTTGGCTTTGGTTTTGGTAAAGCTAAAGAGGTTCCTGATGCGATTCGAAAAGCTGTTGATGATGCATTTAAAAACATTGTCAAAGTGAATATTAAAGGCTCAACAATTGCACATGATGTTGAAGTTAAATTTAATGCAAGTCGTATTATTCTTAAACCAGCTAGTGATGGTACGGGTGTGATTGCTGGTGGTGCAACACGTCCTGTTGTGGAACTTGCAGGTATTAAGGATATTTTGACAAAGTCATTGGGTTCAAACAATGCTTCTAATGTGGTAAGAGCAACGATTAAAGCTCTTAGCATGATTAAAAGTTAA
- the rplR gene encoding 50S ribosomal protein L18, translated as MRANILKRKLALRVKRKRRVRADISGTVARPRISLFKSNRYLYAQAIDDVTGVTLASVDGKKLGFNSSKAAATEVAKAFADTLKAKNLTQVVYDRNGYLYHGVVAAFADGLRANGIVL; from the coding sequence ATGAGAGCAAATATTTTAAAACGAAAACTTGCATTAAGAGTTAAGCGAAAAAGAAGAGTTAGAGCTGATATTTCTGGTACAGTTGCAAGACCTAGAATTTCTCTTTTTAAATCTAATCGCTATCTTTATGCGCAGGCAATTGATGATGTTACAGGTGTTACTTTAGCAAGTGTGGATGGTAAAAAATTAGGATTTAATTCAAGTAAAGCAGCTGCAACAGAAGTTGCAAAAGCATTTGCAGATACACTAAAAGCTAAAAATTTAACTCAAGTTGTTTATGATAGAAATGGCTATTTGTATCATGGCGTAGTTGCTGCTTTTGCTGATGGCCTTAGAGCAAACGGCATAGTGCTATAA
- the rplF gene encoding 50S ribosomal protein L6 translates to MSRIGKKPIKIPAGVEVSVNGDLVEFKKGSVQKVLDTKGNVDVNVQEGELVFISKGTDRQSSAFWGTYRALGQNVITGLTEGFKKQLEINGVGYKAAVNGKVLELQLGYSHPINYEFPQDIQVSVEKNVITIVGDDKQVVGQIAAEIRSFRAPEPYKGKGIKYIDETIIRKAGKTSKK, encoded by the coding sequence ATGTCTCGTATTGGTAAAAAACCTATTAAAATACCTGCTGGCGTTGAAGTGTCAGTAAACGGTGATTTAGTAGAGTTTAAAAAAGGTAGTGTTCAAAAAGTATTGGACACTAAGGGAAATGTTGACGTAAACGTTCAAGAGGGTGAACTTGTGTTTATTTCAAAAGGTACTGATCGTCAGAGCAGTGCTTTTTGGGGCACATACCGCGCACTTGGTCAAAATGTTATTACGGGTCTAACAGAAGGTTTTAAAAAGCAACTTGAAATTAACGGTGTTGGTTATAAAGCTGCTGTTAATGGTAAAGTTCTTGAGCTTCAACTGGGTTACTCTCATCCAATTAACTATGAATTTCCACAAGATATTCAAGTAAGTGTTGAGAAAAACGTAATCACAATTGTTGGTGATGATAAGCAAGTCGTTGGTCAAATTGCTGCTGAGATCAGAAGTTTTAGGGCTCCTGAACCGTATAAAGGTAAAGGTATCAAGTATATTGATGAGACTATTATCCGTAAAGCCGGAAAAACTTCCAAGAAGTAA
- the rpsH gene encoding 30S ribosomal protein S8 has protein sequence MINDLVADSLTRIRNASMRKLDVTKLMHSKLVEAILVIFQNKGYIESFNVVEEGPKKFINVVLKYDARGAQVINEVKKISKPGRRVYKGSDEIKRFKNGYGTIVVSTSKGVLSNDDAHKAGLGGEVICSIW, from the coding sequence ATGATTAATGATCTAGTAGCAGATTCTTTAACAAGAATCAGAAATGCATCAATGAGAAAACTTGATGTGACGAAGTTAATGCATTCAAAACTGGTTGAAGCAATTTTAGTTATTTTTCAGAACAAAGGTTATATCGAAAGTTTTAACGTTGTTGAAGAAGGTCCTAAAAAGTTTATCAATGTTGTTTTGAAGTATGATGCAAGAGGTGCTCAAGTTATCAATGAAGTGAAAAAGATTTCAAAACCAGGACGTAGAGTCTATAAAGGTTCTGATGAAATTAAACGCTTCAAAAATGGGTATGGTACCATTGTTGTTAGTACATCAAAAGGTGTTCTTAGTAATGACGACGCACACAAAGCAGGTCTTGGTGGCGAAGTTATTTGTAGTATTTGGTAA